A window of Vidua chalybeata isolate OUT-0048 chromosome 27, bVidCha1 merged haplotype, whole genome shotgun sequence contains these coding sequences:
- the LOC128800672 gene encoding cAMP-specific 3',5'-cyclic phosphodiesterase 4C-like isoform X4, with product MLPTTHCSPGASPATSPRGSPRNSPVLFRKLLMNQSIRLQRRFTVAHPLCFDLENGPPGRGTLDPQASPGAGLVLQGTFSHGQRRESFLYRSDSDYDLSPKAMSRNSSIASDLHGEDMIVTPFAQVLASLRTVRSNLTHLQDPPGLGVAPAPPCRVAALLAGPLPSWRVPPAEDAHQKLSRETLEELDWCLDQLETLQTRHSVSEMASNKFKRMLNRELTHLSETSRSGNQVSEYISSTFLDKQHELEIPSALAKDKEKERRKRPMSQISGVRKLKHGSSLAAAGIPRFGVRTDHEALLAKELEDTNKWGLDVFKVAEYSGNRPLTVIMYSIFQERDLMKTFRIPVNTFITYMLTLEDHYHADVAYHNNLHAADVAQSTHVLLSTPALEAVFTDLEIMAAIFASAIHDVDHPGVSNQFLINTNSELALMYNDASVLENHHLAVGFKLLQEENCDIFQNLSRKQRQTLRKMVIDMVLATDMSKHMNLLADLKTMVETKKVTSLGVLLLDNYSDRIQVLQNMVHCADLSNPTKPLELYRQWTDRIMVEFFHQGDREREKGMEISPMCDKHTASVEKSQVGFIDFIAHPLWETWADLVHPDAQELLDTLEDNREWYQSMIPRSPSPPPEPPAASPATTDKFQFELTLEEEEEEEEEGESDTELEGAESPLDEDNSGSKTPGTDDSESADTKRLSPGAGDRDSPVPRPRDVDNRQALEGTLPKDGGGGCSVPGPEGSQGLCLDTEGNVTFLSLGT from the exons ATGCTGCCCACCACGCACTGCTCGCCGGGGGCTTCTCCGGCCACGTCCCCCCGCGGTTCCCCCCGCAATTCTCCCGTCCTCTTCAGGAAGCTCCTGATGAACCAGAGCATCCGCCTGCAGCGGCGCTTCACCGTGGCGCATCCCCTCTG CTTTGACCTGGAGAATGGCCCCCCCGGCCGGGGCACCCTGGACCCCCAGGCCAGCCCGGGCGCGGGGCTGGTCCTGCAGGGCACCTTCTCCCACGGCCAGCGCCGCGAGTCCTTCCTGTACCGCTCCGACAGCGACTACGACCTGTCCCCAAAAGCCATGTCCCGCAACTCCTCCATCGCCAGCGACCT GCACGGAGAAGACATGATCGTCACACCCTTTGCCCAG GTCCTGGCCAGCCTCCGCACCGTCCGCAGCAACCTGACCCACCTCCAGGACC CCCCCGGGCTTGGTGTGGCACCAGCCCCCCCGTGCCGGGTGGCCGCGCTGCTGGCAGGTCCCTTGCCAAGCTGGCGGGTGCCCCCAGCAGAAGATGCCCACCAGAAACTCTCGAGGGAGACACTGGAGGAGCTGGATTGGTGCTTGGACCAGCTGGAGACGCTGCAGACCAGGCACTCGGTCAGCGAGATGGCCTCCAACAAG TTCAAGCGGATGCTGAACCGGGAGCTGACGCACCTCTCGGAGACCAGCCGCTCCGGGAACCAGGTGTCCGAGTACATCTCCAGCACCTTCCTGG ACAAGCAGCACGAGCTGGAGATCCCCTCGGCACTGGcgaaggacaaggagaaggagCGGAGGAAGCGCCCCATGTCCCAGATCAGCGGCGTCAGGAAGCTCAAGCACGGCTCCAGCCTGGCCGCCGCCGGCATCCCGCGCTTCGGGGTGCGCACGGACCACGAGGCGCTGCTGGCCAAG gagctggaggacaCCAACAAGTGGGGTCTCGACGTGTTCAAAGTCGCCGAGTACTCGGGGAACCGCCCGCTGACCGTCATCATGTACAGCATCTTCCAG GAGCGTGACCTGATGAAGACCTTCCGCATCCCCGTCAACACCTTCATCACCTACATGCTGACGCTGGAGGACCACTACCACGCCGACGTGGCCTACCACAACAACCTGCACGCCGCCGACGTGGCGCAGTCCACGCACGTCCTGCTCTCCACGCCTGCGCTGGAG GCTGTCTTCACGGACCTGGAGATCATGGCTGCCATCTTTGCCAGCGCCATCCACGATGTTGACCACCCCGGGGTCTCCAACCAGTTCCTCATCAACACCA ACTCAGAACTGGCGCTGATGTACAACGACGCCTCGGTGCTGGAGAATCACCACCTGGCCGTGGGCTTCAAGCTCCTCCAGGAGGAGAACTGCGACATCTTCCAGAACCTGAGCAGGAAGCAGAGGCAGACGCTCCGTAAAATGGTCATCGACATG gtgttgGCCACGGACATGTCCAAGCACATGAACCTGCTGGCGGATCTGAAGACCATGGTGGAGACCAAGAAGGTGACcagcctgggggtgctgctgctggacaaCTACTCCGACCGGATCCAG GTCCTGCAGAACATGGTGCACTGCGCCGACCTCAGCAACCCCACGAAGCCCCTGGAGCTGTACCGGCAGTGGACCGACCGCATCATGGTGGAGTTCTTCCACCAAGGAGACCGGGAGCGGGAGAAGGGCATGGAGATCAGCCCCATGTGTGACAAGCACACCGCCTCCGTGGAGAAGTCCCAG GTGGGATTCATCGACTTCATCGCCCACCCGCTGTGGGAGACGTGGGCCGACCTCGTGCACCCCGAcgcccaggagctgctggacacGCTGGAGGACAACCGGGAGTGGTACCAGAGCATGATCCCACGCAGCCCCTCCCCTCCGCCCGAGCCGCCCGCGGCGTCCCCCGCCACCACCGACAAGTTCCAGTTCGAGCTGAcgctggaggaggaggaggaggaggaggaggagggtgagtCGGACACGGAGCTGGAGGGGGCCGAGAGCCCCTTGGACGAGGACAACAGCGGCTCCAAGACACCGGGCACGGATGACTCGGAGTCTGCCGACACCAAGCGCCTGTCCCCCGGCGCCGGGGACCGGGACTCGCCTGTCCCCCGCCCCAGGGACGTGGACAACCGGCAGGCGCTGGAGGGGACGCTGCCGAAGGACGGCGGCGGCGGGTGCTCCGTGCCAGGGCCCGAGGgcagccaggggctgtgcctggaCACGGAGGGCAACGTCACattcctgtccctgggcacGTAG
- the LOC128800672 gene encoding cAMP-specific 3',5'-cyclic phosphodiesterase 4C-like isoform X2 yields the protein MLPTTHCSPGASPATSPRGSPRNSPVLFRKLLMNQSIRLQRRFTVAHPLCFDLENGPPGRGTLDPQASPGAGLVLQGTFSHGQRRESFLYRSDSDYDLSPKAMSRNSSIASDLHGEDMIVTPFAQVLASLRTVRSNLTHLQDRAGIKRGSSSSLPSGSKASLSEDAHQKLSRETLEELDWCLDQLETLQTRHSVSEMASNKFKRMLNRELTHLSETSRSGNQVSEYISSTFLDKQHELEIPSALAKDKEKERRKRPMSQISGVRKLKHGSSLAAAGIPRFGVRTDHEALLAKELEDTNKWGLDVFKVAEYSGNRPLTVIMYSIFQERDLMKTFRIPVNTFITYMLTLEDHYHADVAYHNNLHAADVAQSTHVLLSTPALEAVFTDLEIMAAIFASAIHDVDHPGVSNQFLINTNSELALMYNDASVLENHHLAVGFKLLQEENCDIFQNLSRKQRQTLRKMVIDMVLATDMSKHMNLLADLKTMVETKKVTSLGVLLLDNYSDRIQVLQNMVHCADLSNPTKPLELYRQWTDRIMVEFFHQGDREREKGMEISPMCDKHTASVEKSQVGFIDFIAHPLWETWADLVHPDAQELLDTLEDNREWYQSMIPRSPSPPPEPPAASPATTDKFQFELTLEEEEEEEEEGESDTELEGAESPLDEDNSGSKTPGTDDSESADTKRLSPGAGDRDSPVPRPRDVDNRQALEGTLPKDGGGGCSVPGPEGSQGLCLDTEGNVTFLSLGT from the exons ATGCTGCCCACCACGCACTGCTCGCCGGGGGCTTCTCCGGCCACGTCCCCCCGCGGTTCCCCCCGCAATTCTCCCGTCCTCTTCAGGAAGCTCCTGATGAACCAGAGCATCCGCCTGCAGCGGCGCTTCACCGTGGCGCATCCCCTCTG CTTTGACCTGGAGAATGGCCCCCCCGGCCGGGGCACCCTGGACCCCCAGGCCAGCCCGGGCGCGGGGCTGGTCCTGCAGGGCACCTTCTCCCACGGCCAGCGCCGCGAGTCCTTCCTGTACCGCTCCGACAGCGACTACGACCTGTCCCCAAAAGCCATGTCCCGCAACTCCTCCATCGCCAGCGACCT GCACGGAGAAGACATGATCGTCACACCCTTTGCCCAG GTCCTGGCCAGCCTCCGCACCGTCCGCAGCAACCTGACCCACCTCCAGGACCGCGCCGGCATCAA GCGAGGATCGAGCAGCAGCCTGCCCTCGGGGAGCAAGGCCAGCCTCTCCG AAGATGCCCACCAGAAACTCTCGAGGGAGACACTGGAGGAGCTGGATTGGTGCTTGGACCAGCTGGAGACGCTGCAGACCAGGCACTCGGTCAGCGAGATGGCCTCCAACAAG TTCAAGCGGATGCTGAACCGGGAGCTGACGCACCTCTCGGAGACCAGCCGCTCCGGGAACCAGGTGTCCGAGTACATCTCCAGCACCTTCCTGG ACAAGCAGCACGAGCTGGAGATCCCCTCGGCACTGGcgaaggacaaggagaaggagCGGAGGAAGCGCCCCATGTCCCAGATCAGCGGCGTCAGGAAGCTCAAGCACGGCTCCAGCCTGGCCGCCGCCGGCATCCCGCGCTTCGGGGTGCGCACGGACCACGAGGCGCTGCTGGCCAAG gagctggaggacaCCAACAAGTGGGGTCTCGACGTGTTCAAAGTCGCCGAGTACTCGGGGAACCGCCCGCTGACCGTCATCATGTACAGCATCTTCCAG GAGCGTGACCTGATGAAGACCTTCCGCATCCCCGTCAACACCTTCATCACCTACATGCTGACGCTGGAGGACCACTACCACGCCGACGTGGCCTACCACAACAACCTGCACGCCGCCGACGTGGCGCAGTCCACGCACGTCCTGCTCTCCACGCCTGCGCTGGAG GCTGTCTTCACGGACCTGGAGATCATGGCTGCCATCTTTGCCAGCGCCATCCACGATGTTGACCACCCCGGGGTCTCCAACCAGTTCCTCATCAACACCA ACTCAGAACTGGCGCTGATGTACAACGACGCCTCGGTGCTGGAGAATCACCACCTGGCCGTGGGCTTCAAGCTCCTCCAGGAGGAGAACTGCGACATCTTCCAGAACCTGAGCAGGAAGCAGAGGCAGACGCTCCGTAAAATGGTCATCGACATG gtgttgGCCACGGACATGTCCAAGCACATGAACCTGCTGGCGGATCTGAAGACCATGGTGGAGACCAAGAAGGTGACcagcctgggggtgctgctgctggacaaCTACTCCGACCGGATCCAG GTCCTGCAGAACATGGTGCACTGCGCCGACCTCAGCAACCCCACGAAGCCCCTGGAGCTGTACCGGCAGTGGACCGACCGCATCATGGTGGAGTTCTTCCACCAAGGAGACCGGGAGCGGGAGAAGGGCATGGAGATCAGCCCCATGTGTGACAAGCACACCGCCTCCGTGGAGAAGTCCCAG GTGGGATTCATCGACTTCATCGCCCACCCGCTGTGGGAGACGTGGGCCGACCTCGTGCACCCCGAcgcccaggagctgctggacacGCTGGAGGACAACCGGGAGTGGTACCAGAGCATGATCCCACGCAGCCCCTCCCCTCCGCCCGAGCCGCCCGCGGCGTCCCCCGCCACCACCGACAAGTTCCAGTTCGAGCTGAcgctggaggaggaggaggaggaggaggaggagggtgagtCGGACACGGAGCTGGAGGGGGCCGAGAGCCCCTTGGACGAGGACAACAGCGGCTCCAAGACACCGGGCACGGATGACTCGGAGTCTGCCGACACCAAGCGCCTGTCCCCCGGCGCCGGGGACCGGGACTCGCCTGTCCCCCGCCCCAGGGACGTGGACAACCGGCAGGCGCTGGAGGGGACGCTGCCGAAGGACGGCGGCGGCGGGTGCTCCGTGCCAGGGCCCGAGGgcagccaggggctgtgcctggaCACGGAGGGCAACGTCACattcctgtccctgggcacGTAG
- the LOC128800672 gene encoding cAMP-specific 3',5'-cyclic phosphodiesterase 4C-like isoform X1 — protein sequence MCTELCPLSAAGGGASRARPGTGVTAGSPSQSALDRARWWHREPDKPGSIPWAEVPVPRAPCQPCPLSPHSFDLENGPPGRGTLDPQASPGAGLVLQGTFSHGQRRESFLYRSDSDYDLSPKAMSRNSSIASDLHGEDMIVTPFAQVLASLRTVRSNLTHLQDRAGIKRGSSSSLPSGSKASLSAEDAHQKLSRETLEELDWCLDQLETLQTRHSVSEMASNKFKRMLNRELTHLSETSRSGNQVSEYISSTFLDKQHELEIPSALAKDKEKERRKRPMSQISGVRKLKHGSSLAAAGIPRFGVRTDHEALLAKELEDTNKWGLDVFKVAEYSGNRPLTVIMYSIFQERDLMKTFRIPVNTFITYMLTLEDHYHADVAYHNNLHAADVAQSTHVLLSTPALEAVFTDLEIMAAIFASAIHDVDHPGVSNQFLINTNSELALMYNDASVLENHHLAVGFKLLQEENCDIFQNLSRKQRQTLRKMVIDMVLATDMSKHMNLLADLKTMVETKKVTSLGVLLLDNYSDRIQVLQNMVHCADLSNPTKPLELYRQWTDRIMVEFFHQGDREREKGMEISPMCDKHTASVEKSQVGFIDFIAHPLWETWADLVHPDAQELLDTLEDNREWYQSMIPRSPSPPPEPPAASPATTDKFQFELTLEEEEEEEEEGESDTELEGAESPLDEDNSGSKTPGTDDSESADTKRLSPGAGDRDSPVPRPRDVDNRQALEGTLPKDGGGGCSVPGPEGSQGLCLDTEGNVTFLSLGT from the exons ATGTGCACCGAGCTGTGCCCGCTCTCAGCAGCAGGTGGAGGAGCCAGCAGGGCCAGACCGGGCACCGGTGTCACCGCAGGGTCACCAAGCCAGAGTGCGCTGGACAGAGCGAGATGGTGGCACAGAGAACCCGACAAACCTGGCAGCATCCCCTGGGCTGAGGTCCCTGTGCCACGCGCCCCGTGCCAGCCTTGTCCCCTCTCTCCTCACAGCTTTGACCTGGAGAATGGCCCCCCCGGCCGGGGCACCCTGGACCCCCAGGCCAGCCCGGGCGCGGGGCTGGTCCTGCAGGGCACCTTCTCCCACGGCCAGCGCCGCGAGTCCTTCCTGTACCGCTCCGACAGCGACTACGACCTGTCCCCAAAAGCCATGTCCCGCAACTCCTCCATCGCCAGCGACCT GCACGGAGAAGACATGATCGTCACACCCTTTGCCCAG GTCCTGGCCAGCCTCCGCACCGTCCGCAGCAACCTGACCCACCTCCAGGACCGCGCCGGCATCAA GCGAGGATCGAGCAGCAGCCTGCCCTCGGGGAGCAAGGCCAGCCTCTCCG CAGAAGATGCCCACCAGAAACTCTCGAGGGAGACACTGGAGGAGCTGGATTGGTGCTTGGACCAGCTGGAGACGCTGCAGACCAGGCACTCGGTCAGCGAGATGGCCTCCAACAAG TTCAAGCGGATGCTGAACCGGGAGCTGACGCACCTCTCGGAGACCAGCCGCTCCGGGAACCAGGTGTCCGAGTACATCTCCAGCACCTTCCTGG ACAAGCAGCACGAGCTGGAGATCCCCTCGGCACTGGcgaaggacaaggagaaggagCGGAGGAAGCGCCCCATGTCCCAGATCAGCGGCGTCAGGAAGCTCAAGCACGGCTCCAGCCTGGCCGCCGCCGGCATCCCGCGCTTCGGGGTGCGCACGGACCACGAGGCGCTGCTGGCCAAG gagctggaggacaCCAACAAGTGGGGTCTCGACGTGTTCAAAGTCGCCGAGTACTCGGGGAACCGCCCGCTGACCGTCATCATGTACAGCATCTTCCAG GAGCGTGACCTGATGAAGACCTTCCGCATCCCCGTCAACACCTTCATCACCTACATGCTGACGCTGGAGGACCACTACCACGCCGACGTGGCCTACCACAACAACCTGCACGCCGCCGACGTGGCGCAGTCCACGCACGTCCTGCTCTCCACGCCTGCGCTGGAG GCTGTCTTCACGGACCTGGAGATCATGGCTGCCATCTTTGCCAGCGCCATCCACGATGTTGACCACCCCGGGGTCTCCAACCAGTTCCTCATCAACACCA ACTCAGAACTGGCGCTGATGTACAACGACGCCTCGGTGCTGGAGAATCACCACCTGGCCGTGGGCTTCAAGCTCCTCCAGGAGGAGAACTGCGACATCTTCCAGAACCTGAGCAGGAAGCAGAGGCAGACGCTCCGTAAAATGGTCATCGACATG gtgttgGCCACGGACATGTCCAAGCACATGAACCTGCTGGCGGATCTGAAGACCATGGTGGAGACCAAGAAGGTGACcagcctgggggtgctgctgctggacaaCTACTCCGACCGGATCCAG GTCCTGCAGAACATGGTGCACTGCGCCGACCTCAGCAACCCCACGAAGCCCCTGGAGCTGTACCGGCAGTGGACCGACCGCATCATGGTGGAGTTCTTCCACCAAGGAGACCGGGAGCGGGAGAAGGGCATGGAGATCAGCCCCATGTGTGACAAGCACACCGCCTCCGTGGAGAAGTCCCAG GTGGGATTCATCGACTTCATCGCCCACCCGCTGTGGGAGACGTGGGCCGACCTCGTGCACCCCGAcgcccaggagctgctggacacGCTGGAGGACAACCGGGAGTGGTACCAGAGCATGATCCCACGCAGCCCCTCCCCTCCGCCCGAGCCGCCCGCGGCGTCCCCCGCCACCACCGACAAGTTCCAGTTCGAGCTGAcgctggaggaggaggaggaggaggaggaggagggtgagtCGGACACGGAGCTGGAGGGGGCCGAGAGCCCCTTGGACGAGGACAACAGCGGCTCCAAGACACCGGGCACGGATGACTCGGAGTCTGCCGACACCAAGCGCCTGTCCCCCGGCGCCGGGGACCGGGACTCGCCTGTCCCCCGCCCCAGGGACGTGGACAACCGGCAGGCGCTGGAGGGGACGCTGCCGAAGGACGGCGGCGGCGGGTGCTCCGTGCCAGGGCCCGAGGgcagccaggggctgtgcctggaCACGGAGGGCAACGTCACattcctgtccctgggcacGTAG
- the LOC128800672 gene encoding cAMP-specific 3',5'-cyclic phosphodiesterase 4C-like isoform X3, which translates to MLPGSRCPSRRHSCIGFDLENGPPGRGTLDPQASPGAGLVLQGTFSHGQRRESFLYRSDSDYDLSPKAMSRNSSIASDLHGEDMIVTPFAQVLASLRTVRSNLTHLQDRAGIKRGSSSSLPSGSKASLSAEDAHQKLSRETLEELDWCLDQLETLQTRHSVSEMASNKFKRMLNRELTHLSETSRSGNQVSEYISSTFLDKQHELEIPSALAKDKEKERRKRPMSQISGVRKLKHGSSLAAAGIPRFGVRTDHEALLAKELEDTNKWGLDVFKVAEYSGNRPLTVIMYSIFQERDLMKTFRIPVNTFITYMLTLEDHYHADVAYHNNLHAADVAQSTHVLLSTPALEAVFTDLEIMAAIFASAIHDVDHPGVSNQFLINTNSELALMYNDASVLENHHLAVGFKLLQEENCDIFQNLSRKQRQTLRKMVIDMVLATDMSKHMNLLADLKTMVETKKVTSLGVLLLDNYSDRIQVLQNMVHCADLSNPTKPLELYRQWTDRIMVEFFHQGDREREKGMEISPMCDKHTASVEKSQVGFIDFIAHPLWETWADLVHPDAQELLDTLEDNREWYQSMIPRSPSPPPEPPAASPATTDKFQFELTLEEEEEEEEEGESDTELEGAESPLDEDNSGSKTPGTDDSESADTKRLSPGAGDRDSPVPRPRDVDNRQALEGTLPKDGGGGCSVPGPEGSQGLCLDTEGNVTFLSLGT; encoded by the exons ATGCTGCCGGGCAGCCGGTGCCCGTCCCGGAGGCACTCCTGCATCGG CTTTGACCTGGAGAATGGCCCCCCCGGCCGGGGCACCCTGGACCCCCAGGCCAGCCCGGGCGCGGGGCTGGTCCTGCAGGGCACCTTCTCCCACGGCCAGCGCCGCGAGTCCTTCCTGTACCGCTCCGACAGCGACTACGACCTGTCCCCAAAAGCCATGTCCCGCAACTCCTCCATCGCCAGCGACCT GCACGGAGAAGACATGATCGTCACACCCTTTGCCCAG GTCCTGGCCAGCCTCCGCACCGTCCGCAGCAACCTGACCCACCTCCAGGACCGCGCCGGCATCAA GCGAGGATCGAGCAGCAGCCTGCCCTCGGGGAGCAAGGCCAGCCTCTCCG CAGAAGATGCCCACCAGAAACTCTCGAGGGAGACACTGGAGGAGCTGGATTGGTGCTTGGACCAGCTGGAGACGCTGCAGACCAGGCACTCGGTCAGCGAGATGGCCTCCAACAAG TTCAAGCGGATGCTGAACCGGGAGCTGACGCACCTCTCGGAGACCAGCCGCTCCGGGAACCAGGTGTCCGAGTACATCTCCAGCACCTTCCTGG ACAAGCAGCACGAGCTGGAGATCCCCTCGGCACTGGcgaaggacaaggagaaggagCGGAGGAAGCGCCCCATGTCCCAGATCAGCGGCGTCAGGAAGCTCAAGCACGGCTCCAGCCTGGCCGCCGCCGGCATCCCGCGCTTCGGGGTGCGCACGGACCACGAGGCGCTGCTGGCCAAG gagctggaggacaCCAACAAGTGGGGTCTCGACGTGTTCAAAGTCGCCGAGTACTCGGGGAACCGCCCGCTGACCGTCATCATGTACAGCATCTTCCAG GAGCGTGACCTGATGAAGACCTTCCGCATCCCCGTCAACACCTTCATCACCTACATGCTGACGCTGGAGGACCACTACCACGCCGACGTGGCCTACCACAACAACCTGCACGCCGCCGACGTGGCGCAGTCCACGCACGTCCTGCTCTCCACGCCTGCGCTGGAG GCTGTCTTCACGGACCTGGAGATCATGGCTGCCATCTTTGCCAGCGCCATCCACGATGTTGACCACCCCGGGGTCTCCAACCAGTTCCTCATCAACACCA ACTCAGAACTGGCGCTGATGTACAACGACGCCTCGGTGCTGGAGAATCACCACCTGGCCGTGGGCTTCAAGCTCCTCCAGGAGGAGAACTGCGACATCTTCCAGAACCTGAGCAGGAAGCAGAGGCAGACGCTCCGTAAAATGGTCATCGACATG gtgttgGCCACGGACATGTCCAAGCACATGAACCTGCTGGCGGATCTGAAGACCATGGTGGAGACCAAGAAGGTGACcagcctgggggtgctgctgctggacaaCTACTCCGACCGGATCCAG GTCCTGCAGAACATGGTGCACTGCGCCGACCTCAGCAACCCCACGAAGCCCCTGGAGCTGTACCGGCAGTGGACCGACCGCATCATGGTGGAGTTCTTCCACCAAGGAGACCGGGAGCGGGAGAAGGGCATGGAGATCAGCCCCATGTGTGACAAGCACACCGCCTCCGTGGAGAAGTCCCAG GTGGGATTCATCGACTTCATCGCCCACCCGCTGTGGGAGACGTGGGCCGACCTCGTGCACCCCGAcgcccaggagctgctggacacGCTGGAGGACAACCGGGAGTGGTACCAGAGCATGATCCCACGCAGCCCCTCCCCTCCGCCCGAGCCGCCCGCGGCGTCCCCCGCCACCACCGACAAGTTCCAGTTCGAGCTGAcgctggaggaggaggaggaggaggaggaggagggtgagtCGGACACGGAGCTGGAGGGGGCCGAGAGCCCCTTGGACGAGGACAACAGCGGCTCCAAGACACCGGGCACGGATGACTCGGAGTCTGCCGACACCAAGCGCCTGTCCCCCGGCGCCGGGGACCGGGACTCGCCTGTCCCCCGCCCCAGGGACGTGGACAACCGGCAGGCGCTGGAGGGGACGCTGCCGAAGGACGGCGGCGGCGGGTGCTCCGTGCCAGGGCCCGAGGgcagccaggggctgtgcctggaCACGGAGGGCAACGTCACattcctgtccctgggcacGTAG